A part of Hydrogenobacter sp. T-8 genomic DNA contains:
- a CDS encoding LpxI family protein has protein sequence MRLCLIAGSGELPKVFLKSAREKGVEVFVAGVKGITDLQADEYFPLGKIERLLKTLERKGIKDIVMLGKFEHSLIFSHLLTLDELAIRILRKAKDKKPQTLIKTLMEELEALGFEFPDPKPYLEELLAPAGKISSKEPSKEAIEDGLWGFPIARQIADLDVGQTIVVKDKAVVSVEAMEGTQKAIERAGELAGKGCRVIKVARRSQDFRIDVPTVGPKTIEAIKKIKGDTLFVEAGKVYLLEKEKLIKLADKYGIAVYGL, from the coding sequence ATGAGGCTGTGTCTGATAGCTGGCTCTGGAGAACTACCAAAAGTTTTTCTAAAAAGTGCAAGGGAAAAGGGTGTTGAGGTCTTTGTTGCGGGGGTTAAGGGTATAACGGACCTGCAAGCGGACGAATACTTTCCTTTAGGCAAGATAGAAAGGCTACTCAAAACTCTTGAGAGAAAAGGGATAAAAGATATAGTAATGTTAGGAAAGTTTGAGCATAGTCTCATATTTTCTCACCTTTTGACCCTTGATGAGCTTGCCATAAGGATACTAAGGAAAGCCAAGGATAAAAAGCCTCAGACCCTTATAAAAACGCTCATGGAGGAGCTTGAGGCTCTTGGTTTTGAGTTTCCAGACCCAAAGCCTTACCTTGAAGAACTTCTTGCACCTGCAGGTAAGATATCTTCAAAAGAGCCCTCTAAGGAAGCCATAGAAGACGGTCTTTGGGGCTTTCCTATAGCAAGGCAAATAGCAGACCTTGACGTGGGACAAACTATCGTGGTAAAGGATAAGGCGGTGGTGAGCGTGGAGGCTATGGAGGGCACTCAAAAGGCCATAGAAAGGGCTGGTGAGCTTGCGGGAAAGGGCTGTAGGGTTATAAAGGTGGCAAGAAGAAGTCAAGACTTTCGCATAGATGTGCCTACTGTAGGTCCAAAAACCATTGAGGCGATAAAGAAGATAAAAGGAGATACGCTTTTTGTAGAGGCTGGAAAGGTATACCTCTTGGAAAAAGAAAAGCTCATAAAACTCGCAGACAAGTATGGTATAGCGGTTTATGGGCTTTGA
- the folE gene encoding GTP cyclohydrolase I FolE encodes MAIDKEKIKQAIRLFLEGIGEDPDREGLRETPDRVARMWEEFERQRSFDFKLFEEFGSYNEMVLVKDINIYSLCEHHLLPFFGKAHIAYIPDGIVCGLSKLVRTVRAFALRPQVQERLTNQIADFLMEQLKPKGVAVVLEMEHLCMSMRGVMSPGHLTVTSALRGLFLSDIRTREEFLKLVGKHPL; translated from the coding sequence ATGGCTATAGACAAGGAAAAAATCAAGCAGGCTATAAGGCTCTTCCTTGAGGGTATAGGAGAAGACCCAGACAGAGAGGGTCTAAGAGAAACGCCCGATAGGGTTGCCCGCATGTGGGAAGAGTTTGAAAGGCAGCGGAGCTTTGACTTTAAGCTCTTTGAGGAGTTTGGTTCATACAACGAGATGGTGCTTGTGAAGGATATAAACATATACTCCCTGTGTGAGCATCATCTCCTCCCCTTTTTCGGCAAGGCCCATATAGCCTACATACCCGACGGCATAGTATGCGGTCTTTCCAAGTTGGTCAGAACCGTGCGTGCCTTTGCCCTAAGACCTCAGGTGCAGGAAAGGCTTACAAACCAGATAGCGGACTTCCTCATGGAACAGCTAAAGCCAAAGGGTGTGGCGGTGGTGCTTGAGATGGAGCATCTTTGCATGTCCATGAGGGGTGTAATGTCTCCGGGGCATCTTACCGTTACGTCTGCCCTTAGAGGCTTATTCCTTAGCGATATAAGGACAAGAGAGGAGTTTTTAAAGCTTGTAGGCAAGCATCCTCTATGA
- a CDS encoding phosphate-starvation-inducible PsiE family protein yields the protein MEELKRHQSILISSIRRIAWVFDAFIIFTLSVVGLFLIVWIVYEFYLVLSGQLPLERGGLSILGSVLILYAISELLSEEIKHIRGGAVSIRAFVGVALAAIIRKVLIISLSPEKVQELITLALVLVALGLVFWLIHKVESSS from the coding sequence ATGGAGGAGCTAAAAAGACATCAAAGCATATTGATTAGTAGTATAAGACGCATAGCCTGGGTTTTTGACGCCTTTATCATTTTCACACTTTCAGTAGTGGGCTTATTTCTCATAGTGTGGATAGTCTACGAGTTTTACTTGGTGCTTTCGGGACAACTACCTCTTGAAAGAGGAGGTCTCAGTATTCTTGGCTCTGTTCTCATCCTCTATGCCATATCTGAGCTTTTGTCTGAGGAAATAAAGCACATAAGAGGAGGAGCGGTAAGCATAAGAGCTTTTGTGGGCGTTGCCTTAGCAGCGATTATAAGGAAGGTTCTTATCATCTCTCTTTCGCCAGAAAAGGTTCAGGAGCTTATAACCCTCGCTTTGGTTTTGGTAGCCTTGGGTCTCGTCTTCTGGCTTATTCATAAGGTGGAGAGCTCTTCATGA
- a CDS encoding HesB/IscA family protein gives MQKVAFNFFATDKAVQEVLRIAQENNITEPILRIRVVPGGCSGFQYAMGFDDTIEEGDNVFEFGGLRIAIDQFSMPYVNNAELDYVMDFMGGGFTIRNPNVTGSCGCGSSFSCG, from the coding sequence ATGCAAAAGGTAGCTTTTAATTTCTTTGCTACAGACAAGGCGGTTCAGGAGGTGTTGAGGATAGCCCAAGAGAACAACATCACTGAACCCATACTCAGGATAAGAGTGGTCCCCGGAGGATGCTCCGGTTTTCAGTATGCCATGGGCTTTGATGACACAATTGAAGAAGGAGACAATGTATTTGAGTTTGGTGGGCTTAGGATAGCAATAGACCAGTTTTCTATGCCATATGTAAACAACGCAGAGCTTGACTATGTAATGGACTTTATGGGTGGTGGATTCACCATAAGGAATCCTAATGTAACTGGTTCCTGCGGTTGCGGTAGCTCCTTCTCCTGCGGATGA
- the cdaA gene encoding diadenylate cyclase CdaA, producing MANFSWELVDLLSWRDLLDILAVSTFIYGILHFLRITKGLQIFRGIVVLAGFWLLAELLNLRTLSWVFEKLWTVGLFSLVVIFQPEIRKTLSRLGQRTGISVIKPVEERVVDRVVRACSFLSDRQIGALIVIERGQSVEGVVEGCVLIDSLVSVELLITIFNPISPLHDGAVVVRGDRVVYASCILPLSKSAELPKKYGTRHRAALGIAEETDALCVVVSEETGEISLAVGGKLHRNLDTEMLKELLLKELRIEKA from the coding sequence ATGGCGAATTTTAGCTGGGAGCTGGTTGACCTACTTTCATGGAGGGACCTACTTGACATACTGGCAGTTTCTACCTTTATATATGGCATTCTACATTTTCTTCGCATAACCAAGGGTCTTCAGATCTTTAGAGGAATAGTGGTGCTTGCAGGCTTTTGGCTTCTTGCGGAGCTTCTGAACCTTAGGACTCTCTCCTGGGTATTTGAAAAGCTCTGGACAGTGGGGCTTTTCTCGCTGGTAGTCATATTTCAACCAGAGATAAGAAAGACCCTCAGCAGGCTGGGTCAGAGGACAGGCATATCGGTCATAAAGCCTGTGGAGGAAAGGGTTGTTGACAGGGTGGTGAGAGCATGCTCCTTTCTATCAGACAGGCAAATAGGAGCTCTTATAGTTATTGAAAGAGGGCAAAGCGTGGAAGGTGTGGTAGAAGGATGCGTGCTTATAGACAGCCTTGTATCCGTTGAACTGCTAATTACCATATTCAACCCCATATCACCTTTGCATGATGGCGCGGTGGTGGTGAGAGGGGATAGAGTTGTATACGCCTCTTGTATACTTCCACTCTCAAAGTCCGCGGAACTTCCCAAGAAATACGGGACAAGGCATAGAGCGGCTTTAGGTATTGCTGAAGAAACAGATGCCCTGTGTGTGGTAGTCTCTGAAGAAACTGGGGAGATATCTCTCGCAGTGGGAGGAAAACTTCATAGAAACCTTGACACAGAAATGCTAAAGGAACTACTTTTAAAGGAGCTGAGAATTGAGAAGGCTTGA
- the folP gene encoding dihydropteroate synthase, producing the protein MLVKHFESREAFYRFLKEKMGVFFREAYDRGFEGVFHVLYLKGVKAEIIVPLAKRSCLHAFYGDSTVALCGSEAQLRDFCSLLVKEDKRLAIEILQKLQSYRKRSFKLQYNQKILPLGIKTAIMGVLNITPDSFSDGGLYLEPSNAIKRAVQMAEEGADIIDIGAESTRPGSKRIDAEEELRRILPVLREVRRELPKVWISVDTYKARVAEACLEEGADMINDISGGTFDEDMFKVIARYGCPYVLTHIKGKPETWKEEPPIYEDVVEEIILWFEERLRILRETQYEGQVILDPGIGFGKLPEHNVEILKRFDELKIFGLPLLVGASRKSFIGIVLEGLLRKKTEPTERLYGSLGAIAPAVMKGANIVRVHDVKETREFLALLDTVRTYGEF; encoded by the coding sequence ATGCTGGTCAAGCACTTTGAAAGTCGGGAAGCCTTCTATAGGTTTCTGAAGGAGAAAATGGGCGTGTTTTTCAGAGAAGCCTACGACAGAGGCTTTGAAGGAGTTTTCCATGTGCTATATCTGAAGGGAGTAAAGGCGGAGATTATTGTCCCTCTGGCAAAAAGGTCTTGCCTGCATGCCTTTTATGGTGACAGTACTGTAGCCCTCTGCGGTTCAGAAGCTCAGCTGAGAGATTTCTGCTCTCTTCTCGTGAAGGAAGACAAGAGGCTTGCGATTGAAATACTCCAAAAGCTCCAAAGCTACAGGAAAAGGTCCTTTAAGCTCCAATACAACCAGAAAATACTGCCTCTGGGTATAAAAACCGCCATTATGGGTGTTCTTAACATAACACCAGACTCCTTCTCCGATGGTGGTCTGTATTTAGAACCTTCCAATGCCATAAAAAGGGCTGTGCAGATGGCTGAGGAGGGTGCGGATATAATAGATATAGGTGCAGAGTCCACAAGACCTGGCTCCAAGAGGATAGATGCAGAGGAAGAGCTAAGAAGAATCCTACCAGTTCTTAGAGAGGTCCGAAGGGAGCTTCCAAAGGTTTGGATTTCCGTAGACACCTACAAGGCAAGGGTGGCAGAAGCCTGCCTTGAAGAAGGGGCGGATATGATAAACGACATAAGCGGTGGAACCTTTGATGAGGATATGTTTAAAGTAATTGCCCGCTATGGCTGTCCCTATGTGCTTACGCACATAAAGGGCAAGCCCGAAACATGGAAGGAAGAACCTCCTATTTACGAGGATGTGGTAGAGGAGATAATCCTTTGGTTTGAGGAAAGGCTAAGAATATTGAGAGAAACTCAATACGAGGGACAAGTGATACTTGACCCGGGCATAGGCTTTGGAAAACTGCCCGAGCATAACGTGGAAATACTTAAGAGGTTTGATGAGTTAAAGATATTTGGTTTGCCCCTTTTGGTAGGTGCTTCAAGAAAGTCCTTTATAGGCATTGTGTTGGAAGGATTACTTAGGAAAAAAACAGAGCCTACAGAGAGGCTATATGGCAGCTTGGGAGCTATTGCTCCTGCGGTTATGAAGGGAGCAAACATAGTGAGAGTCCACGATGTGAAGGAAACCAGAGAGTTTCTTGCACTTCTCGACACGGTAAGAACCTATGGCGAATTTTAG
- a CDS encoding succinate dehydrogenase/fumarate reductase iron-sulfur subunit yields the protein MVLKLKIRRQEDSGKSYYQTFEIPYQEGMTLLMALQRIKEELDPSLCFRHFCRAGICGTCTIMVNGFPKLACKEQALPYALFGQEVLIEPVRNFRVIRDLVIDNERVIEKIKSLRLWIREQSKDPRIEPELSRKIENSADCILCLACQSYCPQVLEENYAGPLFFAKLFRFYEDPREEQKELRAKQAVREGNLYHCLSCNKCNLVCPKEVEPATLIRELMQRMDVAS from the coding sequence ATGGTTCTAAAGCTAAAAATAAGAAGGCAGGAAGACTCAGGGAAATCCTACTACCAAACCTTTGAGATACCCTACCAGGAGGGTATGACTCTTCTTATGGCACTCCAGAGGATAAAGGAGGAGCTTGACCCGAGCCTTTGCTTTAGGCATTTCTGCAGGGCGGGTATATGTGGCACCTGCACCATAATGGTCAATGGTTTTCCAAAACTCGCTTGCAAGGAGCAAGCATTACCCTACGCCCTTTTTGGGCAGGAGGTTCTTATAGAACCCGTAAGGAACTTTAGGGTCATAAGGGACTTGGTGATAGACAACGAAAGGGTGATAGAGAAGATAAAAAGCCTAAGGCTCTGGATAAGGGAACAGAGCAAAGACCCAAGGATAGAGCCAGAGCTTAGCAGGAAGATAGAGAACTCAGCGGACTGCATCCTTTGCCTTGCCTGCCAGTCCTACTGTCCTCAGGTTTTGGAGGAGAACTACGCAGGACCCCTTTTCTTTGCCAAGCTCTTTAGGTTCTACGAAGACCCAAGAGAGGAGCAAAAGGAGCTAAGGGCGAAGCAGGCGGTAAGGGAGGGAAACCTCTACCACTGCCTTTCCTGCAACAAGTGTAATCTGGTCTGTCCTAAGGAGGTGGAGCCTGCCACCCTCATAAGGGAGTTGATGCAGAGGATGGATGTGGCTTCTTAG
- the flgA gene encoding flagellar basal body P-ring formation chaperone FlgA, producing the protein MWLLSLLLLFSFAFSSPEELIESEVYKRFGNSVKVQSVRLFAPKNLEVERVELDMEYGRSRAVAYLYSGKERYQAIVNALWKAKVFIALEDIPKGSPIRPEQFKVEERFMKTIPSDLRLSSEDFEKYIASTRIARGTILRRSLLKEVPIVKSGDLVEAVYKSGSIELSFQAVAVDSGTAGKIIRIRREDKILRGRVLAKGKVEVLP; encoded by the coding sequence ATGTGGCTTCTTAGCCTTTTGCTCCTATTCTCTTTTGCCTTTTCCAGTCCAGAAGAGCTTATAGAATCAGAAGTCTACAAGCGTTTTGGCAATAGTGTAAAGGTTCAAAGTGTCAGGCTTTTTGCACCTAAAAACTTGGAGGTTGAAAGAGTTGAGCTAGATATGGAATACGGCAGGAGCAGGGCGGTTGCTTATCTCTATTCTGGCAAGGAGAGGTATCAAGCTATTGTAAATGCTTTGTGGAAGGCAAAGGTCTTTATAGCCCTTGAGGACATACCAAAGGGAAGTCCCATCAGACCTGAGCAGTTTAAGGTAGAAGAAAGGTTTATGAAAACCATTCCATCAGACCTAAGGCTAAGCTCAGAAGACTTTGAAAAATACATAGCGTCAACGCGTATAGCGAGAGGAACTATTCTAAGAAGGTCTCTTCTCAAAGAGGTACCTATTGTGAAAAGTGGTGATTTAGTTGAAGCAGTATACAAAAGCGGTTCCATTGAGTTGAGCTTTCAAGCAGTGGCAGTGGATTCTGGCACAGCGGGAAAGATAATACGCATAAGGAGAGAGGATAAAATATTGAGGGGAAGGGTTCTGGCAAAGGGCAAGGTGGAAGTTCTACCATGA
- a CDS encoding NUDIX hydrolase → MKEEFSAGGVLIKDGKVLLIKNPSDVWTFPKGLVEKGEKPEEAAVREVYEETGVKGNIVSELGEISYWYVREGEKIRKKVFYYLMNYIHGELKPSWEVKDAEFFPLKEVEKLLKYKGDKEIFRRALEVISPLNISS, encoded by the coding sequence ATGAAGGAAGAATTTTCAGCAGGAGGTGTGCTAATAAAGGATGGAAAGGTATTGCTTATAAAGAATCCTTCTGACGTCTGGACGTTTCCAAAAGGTCTTGTGGAAAAGGGAGAAAAACCAGAGGAGGCAGCGGTCAGGGAAGTTTACGAAGAGACAGGAGTAAAGGGAAACATAGTTTCTGAGCTTGGTGAGATAAGCTACTGGTATGTGAGGGAGGGAGAAAAGATAAGGAAGAAGGTTTTTTATTATCTTATGAATTATATTCATGGAGAGCTTAAGCCCTCGTGGGAAGTAAAAGATGCAGAGTTTTTCCCGCTCAAAGAGGTGGAGAAGCTACTCAAGTATAAGGGGGATAAAGAAATATTCCGCAGGGCATTAGAGGTCATTTCTCCTCTAAATATTTCTTCATAA
- a CDS encoding dienelactone hydrolase family protein yields the protein MKKIVFFLLTLVSIGIATDEFVKGLIEKLMEKGQSAWWWNSKWWDEGYIENVPNYRVRVETAVVKKKDVEVPVFIYRPDDGEKYPGVLFIHGRRGLDDLFKLHAKRLASKGFLVVAPDLYTGRLIPQFPIEHDPVLEEDLDAVLVYALNRGDIKGKKLCAYGLTRGGYYAIRLLVTFKRQEKDIACFVAYYPHMQNPNAPEPEQVYRYAPEWESLKIPTLILVGENEQYQRIRPALVAVEHLRAKGVPIWIVVYPGVGRGFDFRLDRRTFADDLASKDALIRSTLFMKKYLEEK from the coding sequence ATGAAAAAGATAGTCTTTTTTCTCTTGACTCTGGTAAGCATAGGCATTGCAACCGATGAGTTTGTAAAAGGACTTATAGAAAAGCTCATGGAGAAAGGTCAGTCTGCTTGGTGGTGGAACTCAAAATGGTGGGATGAGGGCTATATAGAAAATGTGCCTAACTACAGGGTAAGGGTGGAAACCGCAGTAGTCAAAAAGAAAGATGTAGAAGTACCTGTTTTCATATACAGACCTGACGACGGGGAGAAGTATCCAGGGGTTCTTTTTATACATGGAAGAAGAGGTCTTGATGACCTCTTTAAATTACATGCAAAGAGGCTTGCGAGCAAAGGATTCCTTGTAGTAGCTCCAGACCTCTACACTGGTAGGCTCATACCCCAATTTCCAATAGAGCATGACCCAGTGCTTGAGGAAGACCTTGACGCGGTCCTTGTGTACGCCCTTAACAGAGGTGACATAAAGGGTAAGAAACTCTGTGCTTACGGGCTGACCAGAGGGGGTTACTATGCAATTAGACTGCTCGTGACCTTTAAAAGACAAGAAAAGGATATAGCATGCTTTGTAGCTTACTACCCGCACATGCAAAACCCGAACGCTCCAGAGCCTGAGCAAGTTTACCGCTACGCCCCAGAATGGGAAAGCCTTAAGATACCAACCCTTATACTCGTAGGTGAGAATGAACAGTATCAGAGAATAAGACCAGCACTGGTAGCTGTAGAACACCTCAGAGCTAAAGGTGTACCCATATGGATAGTGGTTTATCCTGGTGTGGGTAGAGGCTTTGACTTCAGGCTTGACAGGAGAACCTTTGCGGATGACCTTGCCTCAAAGGATGCTCTTATAAGGTCTACTCTTTTTATGAAGAAATATTTAGAGGAGAAATGA
- a CDS encoding FAD-binding oxidoreductase: protein MLGMLRKKPLDKLVEVLGKQKVNTSLPERKLYSYDATPIPLERALPSAVVFPESHEDVVKLVKVCYEEDIPIFPRGAGSGLTGGAVPTSERGVVVSFERMNRFEVNVDNATAEVQPGVITAHFQEYVERLGLFYPPDPSSFKYSTIGGNIAENAGGPRCLKYGVTREYVLGLTAVIKEGQTIKTGNPVIKDVAGYDITKLLVGSEGTLGLITSATLKLIPKPKARATALALFNRLEDVGKAVTKIFTSGIFPSALEFMDEDAIRAVEDYKPVGLPRVSALLLIEVDGSPQSVQEDIRDIKNLLEPMGIEVKTAQSKEEEEKLWSARKSLGPALGNLKTGKINEDIVIPRIYLSEAIPEFRKVARKYDLMMVIFGHIGDGNLHVNLLYDKANREEEERAERAVDEVFEIALKYNGSITGEHGVGLTKKKFLQWQFGPAGYELLRGIKLLFDPKNLFNPGKVVEVLI, encoded by the coding sequence ATGTTAGGAATGCTGAGAAAGAAGCCCCTTGACAAACTTGTAGAGGTTTTGGGAAAGCAAAAGGTGAACACTTCCCTCCCTGAAAGGAAACTATATTCTTACGATGCTACACCCATACCCCTTGAAAGGGCTCTTCCCTCCGCTGTGGTTTTTCCAGAAAGCCATGAAGATGTGGTAAAGCTGGTAAAGGTTTGCTACGAGGAGGATATACCTATATTTCCAAGAGGCGCTGGCTCTGGGCTAACGGGGGGGGCGGTGCCCACCTCAGAAAGGGGTGTGGTAGTCTCCTTTGAAAGGATGAACCGTTTTGAAGTAAACGTAGACAATGCCACTGCAGAAGTCCAGCCTGGGGTAATAACCGCTCACTTTCAGGAGTATGTGGAAAGGCTTGGACTTTTCTATCCTCCAGACCCCTCCTCCTTTAAGTATTCCACCATTGGGGGCAACATTGCAGAAAACGCAGGCGGTCCAAGATGTCTAAAGTATGGGGTCACTCGTGAGTATGTGCTTGGACTTACTGCGGTCATAAAGGAGGGACAGACCATAAAGACAGGCAACCCTGTTATAAAGGATGTGGCAGGCTACGACATTACAAAGCTCCTTGTAGGCTCAGAAGGGACCTTAGGTCTTATTACTTCCGCAACCCTCAAGCTCATACCAAAACCAAAGGCGAGGGCAACTGCGCTGGCTCTCTTTAACAGGCTTGAGGATGTGGGCAAGGCGGTCACCAAAATTTTCACCTCAGGCATATTTCCCTCCGCCCTTGAGTTTATGGATGAAGACGCCATAAGAGCTGTGGAGGACTACAAGCCAGTGGGTCTGCCAAGGGTATCTGCCCTGCTACTTATAGAGGTGGATGGCTCACCCCAGAGCGTCCAAGAAGACATAAGAGATATAAAAAACCTTCTTGAGCCTATGGGAATTGAAGTGAAAACCGCACAAAGCAAAGAAGAGGAAGAAAAACTATGGAGTGCCAGAAAGAGCCTTGGTCCAGCCTTGGGAAATCTCAAAACAGGTAAGATAAACGAAGACATAGTAATACCAAGGATATACCTCTCAGAAGCCATACCAGAGTTCAGAAAAGTAGCAAGGAAGTATGACCTTATGATGGTAATATTTGGTCATATAGGCGATGGAAACTTGCATGTGAACCTTCTCTATGATAAGGCAAACAGGGAAGAGGAAGAAAGAGCAGAAAGGGCTGTGGATGAGGTGTTTGAAATAGCTCTCAAATACAATGGCTCTATAACTGGAGAGCATGGTGTTGGGCTTACCAAAAAGAAGTTTCTCCAGTGGCAGTTTGGACCAGCAGGGTATGAACTCCTTAGGGGAATAAAACTGCTCTTTGACCCCAAAAACCTCTTTAACCCTGGCAAGGTGGTGGAGGTGTTGATATGA
- a CDS encoding tetratricopeptide repeat protein, translating into MMDKGYRGIFSKMGEGLLEKFIEDLKKEIEQKPQDPELLFKLGVAYTRAGKVSQAREVYKRLKEIDPQKASELLDIIYEV; encoded by the coding sequence ATGATGGATAAAGGCTATAGGGGTATTTTTAGCAAGATGGGAGAGGGTCTATTGGAGAAGTTTATAGAGGACTTAAAAAAGGAGATAGAACAAAAACCACAAGACCCAGAGCTTCTTTTCAAGCTGGGAGTTGCCTACACGAGAGCTGGAAAGGTTTCACAGGCAAGGGAGGTCTACAAAAGGCTAAAGGAAATAGACCCACAAAAAGCCAGCGAGCTTCTTGACATCATATACGAAGTGTAG
- a CDS encoding phosphate-starvation-inducible PsiE family protein, which produces MNLQENILRIYKFFTGIVFNIAIVILLFSLFVGLGRTIMELGFVFTEETVRLSIKELVTNVLSIVILLELVRAFVDYFEHERVRIEILIEIAIAFMIRELMIYIFAGNLKGTDVVLWTLGIALLVGARTLTVIYKPTK; this is translated from the coding sequence ATGAACCTGCAAGAGAACATATTAAGGATCTACAAGTTTTTTACTGGAATAGTCTTCAACATAGCCATAGTGATACTTCTCTTCTCGCTCTTTGTGGGCTTGGGAAGGACCATTATGGAGCTTGGTTTTGTGTTCACCGAGGAAACGGTGAGGCTTAGCATAAAGGAGTTGGTCACCAACGTGCTGTCTATAGTTATACTCCTTGAACTGGTGAGGGCTTTCGTGGACTACTTTGAACACGAAAGGGTTAGAATTGAAATTCTCATAGAAATAGCAATAGCCTTTATGATAAGAGAGCTTATGATATATATCTTCGCTGGGAATCTTAAGGGGACTGATGTGGTCCTCTGGACCCTTGGTATAGCCCTTCTTGTGGGTGCAAGGACCCTAACGGTGATATATAAACCCACCAAGTGA
- a CDS encoding citryl-CoA lyase translates to MEKKWRTAITQHVGHETYIRGYRLLDLVGNLSFAQAIYLILKGELPSEKESKMMEAIFVSVIDHGIAPPSVISARAVASGGNSLNVGVAAGVLAFGSAHGGALEDAMKFIQEGVASQKSVEDIVREYLETKRPIPGYGHRYYKDFDPRTKRLMDIAKELGFYGKHCEFAEAVQEEIGRQKGKKLVLNVDGGIAAVASEMGFDWRLGKGFFIIGRVPGLVAHVYEELTTEKPFSKRLDEETETEYTGVPPRELPPEFKRI, encoded by the coding sequence ATGGAGAAAAAGTGGAGAACCGCCATAACACAGCATGTGGGTCATGAGACCTACATAAGGGGCTATAGGCTTTTGGACCTCGTGGGAAACTTGAGCTTTGCTCAGGCTATATACCTCATTCTCAAAGGTGAGCTTCCCAGCGAAAAAGAGTCCAAGATGATGGAAGCCATATTTGTCTCTGTTATAGACCACGGCATAGCACCACCCTCTGTCATATCCGCAAGGGCGGTCGCTTCTGGTGGAAACTCACTCAATGTGGGTGTTGCGGCAGGCGTGCTTGCCTTTGGCTCTGCTCATGGTGGTGCTCTTGAGGATGCCATGAAGTTTATCCAAGAGGGCGTGGCAAGTCAAAAGAGTGTGGAGGATATAGTAAGGGAGTATCTTGAGACAAAAAGACCCATACCCGGCTACGGACACAGATACTACAAGGACTTTGACCCAAGGACAAAGAGGCTTATGGATATAGCCAAAGAGCTTGGCTTTTATGGCAAGCACTGTGAGTTTGCAGAGGCAGTCCAGGAGGAAATTGGCAGGCAAAAGGGTAAAAAGCTGGTTCTTAATGTGGACGGAGGTATTGCTGCAGTTGCCTCGGAGATGGGCTTTGATTGGAGGCTTGGAAAGGGCTTTTTCATAATAGGAAGGGTGCCAGGGCTTGTGGCACACGTTTACGAAGAGCTAACCACAGAAAAGCCCTTCTCCAAAAGGCTTGATGAAGAAACGGAGACCGAGTATACGGGCGTGCCACCAAGGGAGCTACCTCCAGAGTTCAAAAGGATATGA